A genomic segment from Blastococcus sp. PRF04-17 encodes:
- a CDS encoding DUF2631 domain-containing protein, translating to MTDVSQSTHRVNQPGREEGVVRHGEQPIAHERPEEWGWHGEMGKWGRRLVIIPILFNTAYLVGNHEGRMEDIWIIAITGLMVLILVWDYFRRKNAWRSR from the coding sequence GTGACCGACGTATCCCAGAGCACGCATCGGGTGAACCAGCCGGGCCGCGAGGAGGGCGTCGTCCGCCACGGCGAGCAGCCCATCGCGCACGAGCGCCCCGAGGAGTGGGGCTGGCACGGCGAGATGGGCAAGTGGGGGCGCCGTCTGGTGATCATCCCGATCCTCTTCAACACCGCGTACCTGGTGGGCAATCACGAGGGCCGCATGGAGGACATCTGGATCATCGCCATCACCGGCCTGATGGTGCTGATCCTGGTGTGGGACTACTTCCGCCGGAAGAACGCCTGGCGCAGTCGATGA
- a CDS encoding phosphatidate cytidylyltransferase yields the protein MTPPSADDRAGSSGRGTGPLPPLRAADTGPVPIVGSRPAPPSSAPQPVVEVPGDALTDAPSGELPVTEQPTGRAGRNLPAAIGVGVGLVAVIVASLVIWRPAFLVVLVTAILVAVVELTGALKAGRFRPPLVPLLLGTLVMEGLAWTRGPTGLVVGFLITALAVVLWRLADGPEGYLHDAASGVLVALYVPLLAGFAVLLLVPEDGATRVLAFIATVVASDVGGYAAGVLFGKHPMAPSISPKKSWEGMAGSVLACMLVATPFLWWGLGGPWWSGLVFGAALAGTATIGDLGESLIKRDLGIKDMGNLLPGHGGIMDRLDSLLPSAAVAYLLLSVLAPA from the coding sequence ATGACCCCGCCTTCCGCCGACGACCGCGCCGGTTCCTCCGGTCGTGGCACCGGCCCGCTGCCGCCGTTGCGCGCCGCCGACACCGGCCCGGTGCCGATCGTCGGCTCACGCCCCGCCCCGCCGTCGTCGGCCCCCCAACCGGTCGTGGAGGTGCCCGGCGACGCGCTCACGGACGCTCCGTCGGGGGAGCTGCCCGTGACCGAGCAGCCGACGGGTCGCGCCGGCCGCAACCTGCCCGCCGCCATCGGCGTGGGCGTCGGGCTGGTCGCGGTGATCGTCGCGTCGCTGGTGATCTGGCGACCGGCGTTCCTCGTCGTCCTCGTGACGGCGATCCTGGTCGCGGTCGTCGAGCTGACCGGCGCACTCAAGGCCGGCCGTTTCCGCCCCCCGCTGGTGCCACTGCTCCTCGGCACGCTCGTGATGGAAGGGCTGGCGTGGACCCGCGGCCCGACCGGGCTGGTGGTCGGGTTCCTGATCACCGCCCTGGCCGTCGTCCTCTGGCGGCTGGCCGACGGCCCCGAGGGCTACCTGCACGATGCCGCGTCCGGCGTGCTCGTGGCGCTGTACGTGCCGCTCCTGGCCGGGTTCGCCGTGCTGCTGCTGGTCCCCGAGGACGGCGCTACCCGCGTGCTGGCCTTCATCGCGACGGTGGTCGCCAGCGACGTCGGCGGCTACGCGGCCGGCGTCCTGTTCGGCAAGCACCCGATGGCGCCCTCGATCAGCCCCAAGAAGTCCTGGGAGGGCATGGCCGGGTCGGTCCTCGCCTGCATGCTGGTCGCGACTCCGTTCCTCTGGTGGGGGCTCGGCGGTCCGTGGTGGAGCGGTCTGGTCTTCGGTGCCGCCCTCGCGGGAACGGCGACCATCGGCGACCTGGGCGAGTCGCTGATCAAGCGGGACCTGGGCATCAAGGACATGGGCAACCTGCTGCCGGGCCACGGCGGCATCATGGACCGCCTCGATTCGCTGCTGCCCTCGGCGGCGGTGGCCTACCTGCTGCTCTCGGTCCTCGCGCCCGCGTAG
- a CDS encoding sensor histidine kinase — protein sequence MTPSLPRPAVPPRADVVVAAVFLGLSLAQIAIAPIASPPVSVAVALGSTVPLAFRRVAPATAALTMTAVWAIPTHGFLLLGYVMAGVAFYSVGAYVPSLWRAGLVTTTGVVAGVVITLLGPEIWQAAIGSALAVAGPAAAGRLVAHQRAQNERLRQLTGELLRERRVAERVAVAEERSRIARELHDVIGHEVTVIALQADAAAAALAKAPERAAAPVEAIRRSAAQALAEMRRVVGLLRAADEEDLHPQPGLADVQTLVEQSRAAGARVDLTFRPPDAPVPPSVELAAYRLVQEALTNARRHAPGAPVDVRVEADGHQVRVDVVNARRGGVPAPRASSSGFGLVGMRERVRLLGGRLDAGPTPDGGYALTASLPVGVRYAP from the coding sequence GTGACCCCCTCGCTGCCTCGCCCGGCGGTGCCGCCCCGGGCCGACGTCGTCGTCGCGGCGGTGTTCCTGGGGTTGTCGCTCGCCCAGATCGCGATCGCGCCGATCGCGAGTCCGCCGGTGTCGGTGGCGGTGGCCCTCGGCTCCACGGTTCCGCTCGCGTTCCGCCGGGTGGCGCCGGCCACCGCGGCGCTGACCATGACCGCCGTGTGGGCGATCCCGACGCACGGTTTCCTGCTCCTGGGCTACGTGATGGCCGGCGTCGCCTTCTACTCGGTCGGGGCGTACGTCCCCTCCCTGTGGCGCGCCGGCCTCGTCACCACGACGGGAGTCGTCGCGGGCGTCGTCATCACCCTGCTCGGCCCGGAGATCTGGCAGGCCGCCATCGGCTCGGCGCTCGCCGTGGCGGGTCCCGCGGCGGCCGGGCGGCTGGTGGCCCACCAGCGGGCCCAGAACGAGCGGCTGCGCCAGCTCACGGGCGAGCTGCTCCGCGAGCGGCGCGTCGCCGAGCGGGTCGCCGTGGCCGAGGAGCGTTCCCGGATCGCCCGCGAGCTGCACGACGTCATCGGCCACGAGGTCACGGTCATCGCCCTGCAGGCCGACGCCGCCGCGGCCGCCCTGGCCAAGGCGCCCGAGCGGGCCGCGGCCCCCGTCGAGGCCATCCGCCGCTCGGCCGCCCAGGCGCTGGCCGAGATGCGCCGGGTGGTCGGTCTGCTCCGCGCCGCCGACGAGGAGGATCTGCACCCGCAGCCCGGCCTGGCCGACGTCCAGACGCTCGTCGAGCAGTCGCGTGCTGCCGGGGCCCGGGTGGACCTGACCTTCCGCCCGCCGGACGCGCCGGTGCCGCCCAGCGTCGAACTGGCCGCCTACCGGCTCGTGCAGGAGGCGCTGACCAACGCCCGTCGGCACGCGCCCGGCGCGCCGGTCGACGTCCGCGTCGAGGCCGACGGGCACCAGGTCCGGGTCGACGTGGTCAACGCGCGCCGGGGCGGCGTCCCGGCGCCGCGCGCGTCGTCGTCGGGCTTCGGGCTGGTGGGCATGCGGGAGCGGGTTCGGCTGCTGGGCGGCCGGCTGGACGCCGGCCCCACCCCCGACGGCGGATACGCCCTGACGGCGTCGCTGCCCGTGGGCGTCCGGTACGCGCCATGA
- a CDS encoding VIT1/CCC1 transporter family protein yields the protein MTARQAEAHGHHHGDVSGGWLRAAVFGAMDGLVTNTALVAGVGGGGAAPRAIVLAGVASLVAGAISMALGEYTSVKTQNEQLDLEVDKERAELERNPAGELAELVQLLRVRGVEDRLAQEVAVQLSRDPETALRLHVVAELGLNPEDKPSPRVAAISSLLTFATGAAIPLLPYLFGVPLLWAALLCGGLGLLVAGALSSRFTPRPWWYAGARQLLFGAAAAGLTYLIGTAIGVAVT from the coding sequence GTGACGGCCAGGCAGGCCGAGGCGCACGGTCACCACCACGGCGACGTCTCCGGCGGGTGGCTGCGTGCCGCGGTCTTCGGCGCGATGGACGGTCTGGTCACCAACACCGCCCTGGTCGCCGGCGTCGGCGGTGGGGGCGCCGCGCCCCGTGCCATCGTGCTGGCCGGGGTCGCCAGCCTGGTCGCCGGGGCGATCTCCATGGCCCTGGGCGAGTACACGTCGGTGAAGACGCAGAACGAGCAGCTCGACCTCGAGGTCGACAAGGAGCGCGCCGAGCTCGAGCGCAACCCGGCCGGCGAGCTGGCCGAACTGGTCCAGCTGCTGCGGGTGCGGGGGGTGGAGGACCGGCTCGCCCAGGAGGTCGCCGTCCAGCTGTCCCGCGACCCCGAGACGGCACTGCGGCTGCACGTGGTCGCCGAGCTCGGGCTCAACCCCGAGGACAAGCCCTCGCCGCGGGTGGCCGCGATCAGCTCGCTGCTCACCTTCGCCACCGGCGCGGCGATCCCGCTGCTGCCCTATCTGTTCGGCGTCCCGCTCCTGTGGGCGGCGCTCCTCTGCGGTGGCCTCGGGCTGCTCGTGGCCGGCGCCCTCTCCTCGCGCTTCACCCCGCGACCGTGGTGGTACGCCGGCGCGCGGCAGCTGCTGTTCGGTGCCGCGGCCGCCGGCCTCACCTATCTGATCGGGACGGCGATCGGCGTCGCGGTCACCTGA
- the frr gene encoding ribosome recycling factor — MIDDTLLDAEERMDKALSVAREDLGSVRTGRAAPSMFNKIMVDYYGAYTPVPQMASITVPEARMAVIKPYDQSQLSAIEKAIRDSDLGVNPTNDGQILRVVFPQLTEERRRDLVKQARAKGEDAKVAIRNVRRRAKEELDRIAKDGEAGEDDVRRAEKELDHLTEQHVSQVDEAMKNKESELLEV, encoded by the coding sequence GTGATCGACGACACCCTGCTCGACGCCGAGGAGCGGATGGACAAGGCCTTGTCGGTCGCGCGCGAGGACCTCGGGTCGGTGCGCACCGGCCGGGCGGCCCCCTCCATGTTCAACAAGATCATGGTCGACTACTACGGCGCGTACACCCCGGTCCCGCAGATGGCGTCGATCACCGTGCCCGAGGCGCGCATGGCGGTCATCAAGCCCTACGACCAGAGCCAGCTGTCGGCGATCGAGAAGGCGATCCGGGACAGCGACCTCGGCGTCAACCCGACCAACGACGGTCAGATCCTCCGTGTGGTGTTCCCGCAGCTCACCGAGGAGCGTCGGCGCGACCTGGTGAAGCAGGCGCGGGCCAAGGGCGAGGACGCCAAGGTGGCCATCCGCAACGTCCGTCGCCGCGCGAAGGAGGAGCTGGACCGCATCGCCAAGGACGGCGAGGCCGGCGAGGACGACGTGCGCCGCGCGGAGAAGGAGCTCGACCACCTGACCGAGCAGCACGTGAGCCAGGTGGACGAGGCGATGAAGAACAAGGAGTCCGAGCTCCTCGAGGTCTGA
- a CDS encoding polyphosphate kinase 2 family protein, which translates to MSRLGDVDLSLRLPKKEAEAQLKEAQDRLVHLRLLLGGQIGPGDLGPPLLVLFEGWDASGKGGAIKRLVGELDPRHVRVAQFAAPSYDEKRHHFLWRFWPVLPGWGGMAVLDRTWYGRVLVERVEGFASEQAWQRAYQEIVDLETTLAAEGTILVKFWMHLSPEEQLRRFESRRDDPYRAWKLTDEDWRNREKRPAYEAAVEEMLERTEHPAGPWTVVAGDDKRWARVAVVRTVNEAIESALAARGIDADPPLG; encoded by the coding sequence ATGAGCCGGCTCGGTGACGTCGACCTCTCGCTCCGCCTGCCGAAGAAGGAGGCGGAGGCGCAGCTGAAGGAGGCCCAGGACCGCCTGGTGCACCTCCGGCTGCTGCTCGGCGGCCAGATCGGCCCGGGCGACCTGGGTCCACCCCTGCTGGTGCTGTTCGAGGGCTGGGACGCCTCGGGCAAGGGCGGGGCGATCAAGCGCCTGGTCGGCGAGCTCGACCCCCGGCACGTACGGGTGGCCCAGTTCGCCGCGCCGAGCTACGACGAGAAGCGACATCACTTCCTGTGGCGGTTCTGGCCCGTGCTGCCCGGCTGGGGCGGCATGGCCGTCCTGGACCGCACCTGGTACGGCCGCGTGCTCGTGGAGCGGGTGGAGGGCTTCGCCTCGGAGCAGGCCTGGCAGCGCGCCTACCAGGAGATCGTCGACCTGGAGACGACGTTGGCGGCCGAGGGCACGATCCTCGTGAAGTTCTGGATGCACCTCTCGCCGGAGGAGCAGCTGCGCCGGTTCGAGTCCCGCCGCGACGATCCGTACCGGGCGTGGAAGCTCACCGACGAGGACTGGCGGAACCGGGAGAAGCGGCCGGCCTACGAGGCGGCGGTCGAGGAGATGCTCGAGCGCACCGAGCACCCCGCCGGCCCCTGGACGGTGGTCGCCGGCGACGACAAGCGATGGGCGAGGGTCGCCGTGGTCCGCACGGTCAACGAGGCGATCGAGTCGGCGCTGGCGGCCCGGGGCATCGACGCCGACCCGCCGCTCGGCTGA
- a CDS encoding response regulator transcription factor codes for MEAAAAGEMPLAPEVVARLVESYVRAPAPSASKAARLAPLSDRERDVLALVGAGRSNAEIAAELFISLATVKSHVRHILAKLDVRDRPQAIVLAHEAGLVAGAVDTAPHRA; via the coding sequence GTGGAGGCGGCGGCCGCCGGCGAGATGCCGCTGGCGCCCGAGGTGGTCGCCCGGCTGGTCGAGTCCTACGTGCGCGCTCCCGCCCCCTCGGCGTCGAAGGCGGCGCGGCTGGCCCCGCTCAGCGACCGGGAGCGGGACGTGCTGGCGCTGGTGGGTGCGGGCCGCTCCAATGCGGAGATCGCCGCGGAGCTGTTCATCTCGCTGGCGACGGTCAAGAGCCACGTCCGGCACATCCTGGCCAAGCTGGACGTCCGTGACCGGCCGCAGGCGATCGTGCTCGCGCACGAGGCCGGCCTCGTCGCCGGTGCCGTCGACACCGCGCCGCACCGGGCCTGA
- a CDS encoding TrmH family RNA methyltransferase: MTGRDEFPEVVLDTVGVGPWPGPWPDDPWYDPELLAHGDRRNVVDRYRYWTVEAIVADLDRRRHPFHVAIENWRHDLNIGTVVRTANAFLAEAVHIVGRRRWNRRGAMVTDRYQHVRHHEDVTALAAWAREAGLPLLAVDNLPGARPLETAGLPRACVFLFGQEGSGLTAEAREAADGVLSIAQFGSTRSINAGVAAGIAMHAWIRQHAAG, translated from the coding sequence GTGACCGGCCGCGACGAGTTCCCCGAGGTGGTCCTCGACACCGTCGGGGTGGGCCCCTGGCCCGGACCGTGGCCCGACGACCCCTGGTACGACCCCGAACTGCTCGCGCACGGCGACCGGCGCAACGTCGTCGACCGGTACCGCTACTGGACCGTCGAGGCGATCGTCGCCGACCTCGACCGGCGCCGGCACCCCTTCCACGTCGCGATCGAGAACTGGCGGCACGACCTGAACATCGGAACCGTGGTGCGGACGGCGAACGCCTTCCTCGCCGAGGCCGTGCACATCGTGGGCCGCCGCCGCTGGAACCGTCGGGGAGCGATGGTGACCGACCGCTACCAGCACGTCCGGCACCACGAGGACGTCACCGCGCTGGCCGCCTGGGCTCGCGAGGCGGGGCTGCCGCTCCTGGCGGTCGACAACCTGCCGGGAGCCCGGCCGCTGGAGACGGCCGGGCTCCCGAGGGCGTGCGTGTTCCTGTTCGGGCAGGAGGGCTCCGGCCTGACGGCGGAGGCCCGCGAGGCCGCCGACGGCGTGCTGTCGATCGCGCAGTTCGGCTCGACCCGCTCGATCAACGCCGGCGTCGCGGCGGGCATCGCCATGCACGCCTGGATCAGGCAGCACGCCGCCGGTTGA
- the dxr gene encoding 1-deoxy-D-xylulose-5-phosphate reductoisomerase gives MTAPREVVVLGSTGSIGRQAIAVAQQNPERIRITGLAAGGGDVARLADQALMLGVRTVAVARATAAQDLQLAFYAAASTRGWARGEYALPEILAGPRAAEELAARPADVVLNGITGSIGLGPTLSALAAGRTVALANKESLIAGGDLVLAAAKPGQLVPVDSEHSALAQCLRGGTRGEVARLVLTASGGPFRGRSAAELAGVTVEQAMAHPTWDMGPVITINSATLVNKGLELIEAHLLFDVPYADIDVVVHPQSIVHSMVTFADGATLAQASPPDMRLPIALALAWPDRLPNVQPALDWSTASTWEFLPLDQAAFPAVRLARAAGEAGGVVPALYNAANEEAVAAFVAGRLSFRGIVDTVARTLDDAPDLGVPACVEDVVAAERWAREHARGVIAGG, from the coding sequence GTGACTGCTCCGCGCGAGGTCGTCGTCCTGGGGTCGACCGGGTCGATCGGACGGCAGGCGATCGCGGTCGCGCAGCAGAACCCCGAGCGGATCCGCATCACCGGACTGGCGGCCGGGGGAGGGGACGTCGCCCGGCTCGCCGACCAGGCGCTGATGCTCGGCGTCCGCACCGTCGCGGTCGCGCGCGCCACCGCCGCGCAGGACCTGCAGCTGGCCTTCTACGCCGCGGCCTCCACGCGCGGCTGGGCCAGGGGCGAGTACGCCCTGCCGGAGATCCTCGCCGGGCCCCGGGCGGCCGAGGAGCTCGCGGCCCGCCCCGCCGACGTCGTGCTCAACGGCATCACCGGCTCCATCGGGCTCGGCCCCACCCTCTCCGCGCTGGCCGCCGGGCGGACCGTGGCACTGGCCAACAAGGAGTCGCTCATCGCCGGCGGCGACCTGGTCCTGGCCGCCGCGAAACCGGGGCAGCTCGTGCCGGTCGACTCCGAGCACTCCGCGCTGGCCCAGTGCCTGCGCGGCGGGACCCGGGGCGAGGTGGCCCGCCTGGTGCTCACCGCCAGCGGCGGTCCGTTCCGCGGCCGCAGCGCCGCGGAACTGGCGGGCGTCACCGTCGAGCAGGCCATGGCGCACCCCACCTGGGACATGGGGCCGGTCATCACGATCAACTCCGCGACGCTGGTCAACAAGGGGCTCGAGCTGATCGAGGCCCACCTGCTGTTCGACGTCCCCTATGCCGACATCGACGTCGTGGTGCATCCGCAGTCCATCGTGCACTCGATGGTCACCTTCGCCGACGGGGCCACGCTGGCCCAGGCGAGCCCGCCGGACATGCGGCTGCCCATCGCCCTGGCGCTGGCCTGGCCCGACCGGCTGCCGAACGTGCAGCCCGCGCTCGACTGGTCGACCGCCAGCACCTGGGAGTTCCTGCCGCTGGACCAGGCCGCCTTCCCGGCCGTTCGGCTCGCCCGGGCGGCGGGGGAGGCCGGTGGCGTCGTGCCCGCCCTCTACAACGCCGCCAACGAGGAGGCGGTCGCCGCCTTCGTGGCGGGTCGCCTGTCGTTCCGGGGCATCGTGGACACCGTGGCG
- a CDS encoding DUF2332 domain-containing protein, with product MGNDDRSRIAEEFRSFVEAATGMSSPLYAQLAAAVAEDDRILDFLLSLPRAKQQPMLLFGALALLGGPPAAPEELRARIRRDGDRVRATMLDRFTQTNEPARCAALVTALGDITGPVGLIEVGSSAGLCLYPDRYSYEFDGRPLGSRSAVHLRTATTGPVPVPDRLPHVTARVGIDQNPLDPADPDDRAWLRALVWPGPNAAPRLERLDAAARIAAREPATVLTGDLVDRLPEALDLLPADCTPVVFHTAVLVYLERARREEFAGLVRSLGVRWVAQESAGIVPGTARDLAGPEFFVLSVDGRPMARTAPHGGRIDWLPEG from the coding sequence ATGGGCAACGACGACCGGAGCCGGATCGCGGAGGAGTTCCGCAGCTTCGTCGAGGCGGCGACGGGCATGAGCTCCCCCCTCTACGCGCAGCTGGCGGCCGCCGTGGCGGAGGACGACCGGATCCTCGACTTCCTGCTGTCACTTCCCCGGGCCAAGCAGCAGCCGATGCTGCTCTTCGGCGCGCTGGCCCTCCTCGGCGGGCCCCCAGCAGCCCCCGAGGAACTGCGCGCCCGCATCCGGCGGGACGGCGACCGGGTCCGCGCGACGATGCTCGACCGGTTCACCCAGACCAACGAGCCGGCCCGCTGCGCCGCGCTGGTCACCGCTCTCGGCGACATCACCGGGCCGGTCGGCCTGATCGAGGTCGGGTCGTCGGCGGGGCTGTGCCTGTATCCCGACCGGTACAGCTACGAGTTCGACGGCCGCCCCCTGGGGTCGCGCAGCGCCGTCCACCTGAGGACGGCGACCACCGGACCGGTCCCGGTGCCCGACCGGCTGCCGCACGTGACCGCCCGTGTCGGCATCGACCAGAACCCGCTGGACCCGGCCGACCCGGACGACCGGGCGTGGCTGCGCGCTCTGGTGTGGCCGGGACCGAACGCCGCGCCGCGGCTCGAGCGACTCGACGCCGCCGCCCGCATCGCGGCGCGGGAGCCGGCCACCGTGCTGACCGGCGACCTCGTGGACCGGCTCCCCGAGGCGCTGGACCTGCTGCCCGCCGACTGCACGCCGGTGGTGTTCCACACCGCCGTCCTCGTCTACCTGGAGCGAGCGCGCCGGGAGGAGTTCGCGGGCCTCGTGCGCTCGCTCGGCGTCCGGTGGGTCGCGCAGGAGTCGGCGGGGATCGTTCCCGGGACCGCCCGCGACCTGGCCGGGCCGGAGTTCTTCGTCCTGTCGGTGGACGGCCGCCCGATGGCCCGCACGGCGCCGCACGGCGGGCGGATCGACTGGCTGCCGGAGGGGTGA
- the rlmN gene encoding 23S rRNA (adenine(2503)-C(2))-methyltransferase RlmN: MTALPLVFDAPRRGTPPRHLADLSREEARAAVAELGQPAFRADQLARHFYRGVTDPAQMTDLPAAVRQPLAEALLPGLLTVVRHQTADNGRTRKTLWRLHDGALVESVLMRYPDRATVCISSQAGCGMACPFCATGQQGLTRNLSAAEIIGQAVAAAAAMADGELHGGPGRLSNVVFMGMGEPLANYARVRRTLDALLAPAPHGLGLSQRSVTVSTVGLVPAIRRLTDEGRNVTLAVSLHAPDDELRDTLVPINTRWKVGEVIEAADAYARRTGRRYSVEYALIRDVNDQPFRADLLGELLAGRLAHVNLIPLNPTPGSPWDASPLPAQREFVARLRAAGVPTTVRDTRGQDIDGACGQLAAADSVSTPTVALPMPSVEPPTELGAESEQ; this comes from the coding sequence ATGACTGCCCTTCCGCTCGTCTTCGACGCCCCCCGGCGGGGGACGCCCCCGCGCCACCTCGCCGATCTCAGCCGCGAGGAGGCCCGCGCGGCGGTCGCCGAGCTCGGACAGCCGGCGTTCCGCGCCGACCAGCTCGCCCGGCACTTCTACCGCGGTGTCACCGACCCGGCGCAGATGACCGACCTGCCCGCCGCCGTCCGCCAGCCCCTCGCCGAGGCGCTGCTGCCCGGCCTGCTGACCGTCGTCCGGCACCAGACCGCCGACAACGGCCGCACCCGCAAGACGCTGTGGCGGCTGCACGACGGCGCGCTCGTCGAGAGCGTGCTCATGCGCTATCCCGACCGGGCGACGGTCTGCATCTCCAGCCAGGCCGGCTGCGGCATGGCCTGCCCGTTCTGCGCGACCGGACAGCAGGGTCTGACCCGCAACCTCTCGGCCGCCGAGATCATCGGCCAGGCCGTCGCCGCCGCGGCGGCCATGGCCGACGGGGAGCTGCACGGCGGGCCCGGGCGCCTGTCGAACGTGGTGTTCATGGGCATGGGGGAGCCGCTGGCCAACTACGCGCGGGTCCGCAGGACGCTCGACGCCCTGCTCGCGCCGGCGCCCCACGGACTGGGTCTGTCGCAGCGCTCGGTGACCGTCTCCACCGTCGGCCTGGTCCCGGCGATCCGCCGGCTCACCGACGAGGGCCGCAACGTGACGCTGGCGGTCAGCCTGCACGCCCCGGACGACGAGCTGCGCGACACCCTGGTGCCGATCAACACCCGCTGGAAGGTCGGCGAGGTCATCGAGGCCGCCGACGCCTACGCGAGGAGGACCGGTCGCCGGTACTCGGTCGAGTACGCGCTCATCCGCGACGTGAACGACCAACCGTTCCGCGCCGACCTCCTGGGCGAGCTGCTGGCCGGCCGGCTGGCGCACGTCAACCTCATCCCGCTGAACCCGACGCCCGGCAGCCCGTGGGACGCCAGCCCGCTGCCCGCGCAGCGCGAGTTCGTCGCCCGACTGCGGGCCGCCGGCGTGCCCACGACGGTCCGGGACACCCGCGGCCAGGACATCGACGGCGCCTGCGGGCAGCTGGCAGCGGCAGACAGCGTCAGCACGCCGACCGTCGCCCTTCCCATGCCCTCGGTGGAGCCGCCGACCGAGCTGGGCGCCGAGAGCGAGCAGTGA
- a CDS encoding GNAT family N-acetyltransferase: MPPAPLVHLIEPAEWRRALAEGAVHPPSLTSVGFVHLSTPDQVHVPAQALHPGRRDMVLLVVDPARLTDPVRYEPGTPSDPAGMRFPHLYGPLPVTAVVAVVPYRPPTEALLPRPGDALGRALAFVTSLPVRRAVGVGDVPGGVAVLDPDFPYSRDNNRLVLTRPVDAATIEATAAEVGGNAGWPHQAAGLLWPGAAQVAAELAARGWDVEELRLMARPGTPVDGGERAEVVPQREVHDFWADSWRRELTSERRAEAVVAQLVGREHLNDRVVAVSDVVVREEGRVVAAGQLRMDGATAAVDSVLTAPAARGRGHADAVLARCLDLAAAAGCDLVVLEAAAAGWPQHWYARRGFEVVGSVWQADRPA, from the coding sequence GTGCCTCCCGCTCCCCTCGTGCACCTGATCGAGCCGGCGGAGTGGCGCCGTGCCCTGGCCGAGGGGGCGGTCCACCCGCCCTCCCTGACGTCCGTGGGTTTCGTGCACCTGTCGACACCGGACCAGGTGCACGTGCCGGCGCAGGCGCTCCACCCGGGCCGGCGCGACATGGTGCTGCTCGTTGTCGACCCGGCGCGGCTGACCGATCCGGTGCGCTACGAGCCGGGCACGCCGTCGGACCCGGCCGGCATGCGCTTCCCCCACCTGTACGGGCCGCTGCCGGTGACCGCCGTGGTCGCCGTCGTCCCGTACCGGCCGCCGACCGAGGCGCTGCTGCCCCGCCCCGGTGACGCCCTGGGTCGTGCTCTGGCGTTCGTCACGTCCTTGCCGGTCCGGCGGGCGGTGGGGGTGGGTGACGTGCCGGGCGGGGTCGCCGTGCTCGACCCGGACTTCCCGTACTCGCGCGACAACAACCGGCTGGTCCTGACCCGGCCGGTGGACGCGGCCACGATCGAGGCGACCGCCGCGGAGGTCGGCGGCAACGCCGGCTGGCCGCACCAGGCCGCGGGCCTGTTGTGGCCCGGTGCCGCGCAGGTCGCGGCCGAGCTGGCGGCGCGGGGCTGGGACGTCGAGGAGCTGCGGCTCATGGCCCGTCCGGGCACGCCGGTCGACGGCGGGGAGCGCGCCGAGGTCGTGCCCCAGCGCGAGGTGCACGACTTCTGGGCCGACTCCTGGCGGCGGGAGCTGACCTCGGAACGCCGGGCGGAGGCCGTCGTGGCGCAGCTGGTCGGGCGGGAGCACCTCAACGACCGCGTCGTGGCCGTGAGCGACGTCGTCGTCCGGGAGGAGGGGCGGGTGGTCGCGGCGGGGCAGCTGAGGATGGACGGCGCCACGGCGGCGGTGGACTCGGTGCTGACCGCTCCCGCGGCCCGCGGCCGGGGACACGCCGATGCGGTGCTCGCCCGCTGCCTGGACCTCGCGGCCGCCGCCGGCTGCGACCTCGTCGTGCTCGAGGCGGCCGCCGCCGGCTGGCCGCAGCACTGGTACGCCCGGCGCGGTTTCGAGGTGGTCGGATCCGTCTGGCAGGCCGATCGGCCGGCGTGA